One window from the genome of Lysobacter helvus encodes:
- a CDS encoding type IV pilin protein: MQAPKYNPRRHTQAGFTLLELIIVVLVVTILAALAMSGYGYAMIKTRRAAAEGCLVESAQIMERFYTVNMTYTGAVLPNPQCSADVSAYYTVGYAASEPTATTYKFQAVPKGPQAKDSCGTLTLDHLANKQPVPNCW, from the coding sequence ATGCAAGCACCCAAATACAATCCGCGTCGCCACACCCAGGCCGGCTTCACGCTGCTCGAGCTGATCATCGTGGTGCTGGTGGTGACCATCCTCGCGGCGCTCGCGATGTCCGGCTACGGCTACGCGATGATCAAGACGCGGCGCGCGGCGGCCGAAGGCTGCCTCGTGGAATCGGCGCAGATCATGGAGCGGTTCTACACCGTCAACATGACCTACACCGGCGCGGTGCTGCCGAACCCGCAGTGCTCGGCGGACGTCAGCGCGTACTACACGGTGGGCTACGCGGCCAGCGAGCCCACCGCCACGACGTACAAGTTCCAGGCGGTGCCCAAGGGCCCGCAGGCGAAGGACAGCTGCGGCACGCTCACGCTGGACCACCTGGCGAACAAGCAGCCGGTCCCGAACTGCTGGTGA